One genomic region from Nocardioides plantarum encodes:
- a CDS encoding DsbA family oxidoreductase, with protein sequence MRIEIWSDVVCPWCYIGKRRLEEALAGFEHRDEVEIEWRSFQLDPSAPTEPTENVSAMLARKYGGAERVAQMQGQMLQVAAEAGLDFSKHAESLHLNTVDAHRLLHSVGERRAELKEALLHAYFVEARNLADHDVLVDVATSIGLDADEARAVLSSDAHAEAVAADAAQAQAYGATGVPFFVFDAKYGVSGAQPVEAFTQVLERAWADRPVVQLVTAGEAAPGCDGDECAI encoded by the coding sequence GTGCGTATCGAGATCTGGTCAGACGTCGTGTGTCCCTGGTGCTACATCGGCAAGCGCCGACTCGAGGAGGCGCTCGCGGGCTTCGAGCACCGCGACGAGGTGGAGATCGAGTGGCGCTCCTTCCAACTCGACCCGTCCGCCCCGACGGAGCCGACCGAGAACGTGAGCGCGATGCTCGCCCGCAAGTACGGCGGCGCCGAGCGCGTGGCGCAGATGCAGGGCCAGATGCTGCAGGTCGCGGCCGAGGCCGGTCTCGACTTCAGCAAGCACGCGGAGAGCCTGCACCTCAACACCGTCGACGCCCACCGGCTCCTCCACTCCGTCGGCGAGCGCCGCGCCGAGCTGAAGGAGGCCCTGCTGCACGCCTACTTCGTCGAGGCCCGCAACCTCGCCGACCATGACGTGCTCGTCGACGTCGCGACGTCCATCGGCCTCGACGCCGACGAGGCGAGAGCAGTGCTCTCCTCCGACGCCCATGCTGAAGCGGTGGCCGCGGATGCCGCGCAGGCACAGGCCTACGGCGCCACCGGCGTCCCGTTCTTCGTCTTCGACGCCAAGTACGGCGTCAGTGGCGCCCAGCCCGTCGAGGCCTTCACCCAGGTCCTCGAGCGCGCCTGGGCCGACCGCCCCGTCGTCCAGCTCGTCACCGCCGGCGAGGCCGCCCCCGGGTGCGACGGCGACGAGTGCGCGATCTGA
- a CDS encoding TIGR03617 family F420-dependent LLM class oxidoreductase has protein sequence MLLDVQLDARPDGVAARARELVGAGVDGLFTFEGPHDVFLPLAVASQAVQTDLMTNVAIAMPRSPMHLANAAWDLQLMSGGRFRLGLGSQIKVHVEKRYGATWSPPAARMREIVLAVKAILTAWQDGTRLDFVGEHTRHTLMPPTFVPGPNPFGPPPVLLGALGPLMTRTAAEVADGLLVMPFHTHRHVRQRTLAAVSEGLALAGRREVAIYPQAIVAMGRTPDEQAAADAGVRGLLAFYGSTPAYRPVLDVEGWGDLQPQLNALSKAGDLAAMFALVTDEMLSTLAVRGTPQDCAAELGRRFGDLSERVCCYFPGYDAPLESIGALRAALAAV, from the coding sequence ATGCTGCTCGACGTCCAGCTCGACGCCCGTCCCGACGGTGTCGCTGCTCGCGCGCGCGAGCTGGTCGGCGCCGGGGTCGACGGACTGTTCACCTTCGAGGGGCCGCACGACGTGTTCCTCCCGCTCGCCGTGGCGTCGCAGGCGGTCCAGACCGACCTGATGACCAACGTCGCGATCGCGATGCCGCGCTCGCCGATGCACCTCGCCAACGCCGCCTGGGACCTCCAGCTCATGTCCGGCGGGCGGTTCCGGCTCGGGCTCGGTTCCCAGATCAAGGTCCACGTCGAGAAGCGGTACGGCGCCACCTGGTCACCCCCGGCCGCCCGGATGCGCGAGATCGTGCTGGCGGTCAAGGCCATCCTCACCGCCTGGCAGGACGGCACCCGCCTCGACTTCGTCGGCGAGCACACCCGGCACACCCTGATGCCGCCGACGTTCGTGCCCGGCCCGAACCCGTTCGGCCCACCGCCGGTCCTGCTCGGCGCGCTCGGCCCGTTGATGACGCGCACGGCCGCCGAGGTCGCCGACGGCCTGCTGGTGATGCCGTTCCACACCCACCGCCACGTGCGACAGCGCACGCTGGCCGCGGTGTCCGAGGGGCTCGCCCTGGCCGGGCGCCGCGAGGTCGCGATCTATCCGCAGGCCATCGTCGCGATGGGCCGCACCCCCGACGAGCAGGCGGCCGCGGACGCCGGCGTACGGGGCCTGCTCGCGTTCTACGGCTCCACCCCGGCGTACCGGCCCGTCCTGGACGTCGAGGGCTGGGGCGACCTCCAGCCACAGCTCAACGCCCTGTCCAAGGCGGGCGACCTCGCCGCGATGTTCGCGCTCGTCACCGACGAGATGCTCTCCACGCTCGCCGTACGCGGCACGCCGCAGGACTGCGCCGCCGAGCTCGGCCGCCGCTTCGGCGACCTGTCCGAGCGGGTCTGCTGCTACTTCCCCGGGTACGACGCCCCGCTCGAGTCGATCGGGGCGCTGCGGGCGGCCCTCGCCGCGGTCTGA
- a CDS encoding DMT family transporter, producing the protein MTHTQDAPSPETSGTPSATTPRTATVPAWLPVVAVAVTLVLWASAFVAIRHLGGDFSAGPLSLGRLLAGSLVLGLVVAAGRRLPRPTGRQWVTLVTIGVLWFGVYNVALNEGEQRVDAGTAAMLIQVSPVLIAVLAAIFLSERFTTQLAAGLALAFAGVAVIGFAGSPDGDRDLVGIGLCLVSAIVYSVSLVLQKPLVARLSALHVTWLACTIGAVACLPYAGSLVSELGDAPASSIWWLAYLGVFPTAIAFTTYAFALQHMTASSLGVTTYIVPVLAIVMSFVFLDEVPPGPAYLGGALALVGVAVARRTARTRPTPPT; encoded by the coding sequence GTGACACACACGCAGGACGCACCGTCCCCCGAGACCTCGGGCACCCCCAGCGCCACCACGCCCCGCACCGCCACGGTCCCGGCCTGGCTGCCGGTGGTCGCGGTGGCGGTGACGCTCGTGCTGTGGGCCTCGGCGTTCGTCGCGATCCGCCATCTGGGCGGCGACTTCTCTGCGGGACCCCTCTCCTTAGGCCGGCTTCTGGCCGGGTCGCTCGTCCTCGGCCTCGTGGTCGCCGCCGGCCGTCGTCTCCCCCGCCCGACCGGCCGGCAGTGGGTCACCCTGGTGACGATCGGCGTGCTGTGGTTCGGCGTCTACAACGTCGCGCTCAACGAGGGCGAGCAGCGCGTCGACGCCGGCACGGCCGCGATGCTCATCCAGGTCTCGCCGGTGCTGATCGCGGTGCTGGCGGCGATCTTCCTGTCCGAGCGGTTCACGACCCAGCTGGCCGCCGGCCTCGCGCTGGCGTTCGCCGGGGTCGCGGTGATCGGGTTCGCGGGCTCGCCCGACGGCGATCGCGACCTGGTCGGGATCGGGCTGTGCCTGGTCTCGGCGATCGTCTACTCCGTCAGCCTGGTCCTGCAGAAGCCGCTCGTCGCCCGGCTCTCGGCCCTCCACGTCACCTGGCTGGCCTGCACCATCGGCGCCGTCGCGTGCCTGCCGTACGCCGGAAGCCTGGTCTCCGAGCTCGGCGACGCCCCCGCCTCGTCGATCTGGTGGCTGGCCTACCTGGGGGTCTTCCCGACCGCGATCGCCTTCACCACCTACGCGTTCGCCCTGCAGCACATGACGGCCTCGAGCCTGGGCGTGACGACCTACATCGTGCCGGTGCTCGCGATCGTGATGAGCTTCGTCTTCCTCGACGAGGTGCCGCCGGGCCCGGCCTACCTCGGCGGTGCGCTCGCGCTCGTCGGCGTCGCGGTCGCCCGGCGTACGGCGCGGACGCGCCCCACACCCCCGACGTAG
- a CDS encoding YbjN domain-containing protein: MPADLAVIAVVRDYLAANDLEAEEPGGPEAGVFGFALPGEKKLQTAVRLDVGTHHLAVHAFVCRAPDENHEAVYRWLLQKNLRTYAVSFAIDRLGDIYLDARLPLAVVTPDDLDQILGAVLAMADESFNQILELGFASSIRKEWEWRKLRGESTANLEAFRGWLEQDVDPSSS, from the coding sequence ATGCCAGCTGACCTCGCCGTCATCGCCGTCGTCCGCGACTACCTCGCCGCCAACGACCTCGAGGCCGAGGAGCCGGGCGGTCCCGAGGCCGGTGTCTTCGGGTTCGCGCTGCCGGGGGAGAAGAAGCTGCAGACCGCCGTACGCCTCGACGTCGGCACGCACCACCTCGCCGTGCACGCCTTCGTGTGCCGCGCCCCCGACGAGAACCACGAGGCGGTCTACCGCTGGCTGCTGCAGAAGAACCTGCGCACCTACGCCGTCTCCTTCGCGATCGACCGGCTCGGCGACATCTACCTCGACGCCCGGCTGCCGCTGGCCGTGGTGACCCCCGACGACCTCGACCAGATCCTCGGCGCCGTGCTCGCGATGGCCGACGAGTCGTTCAACCAGATCCTCGAGCTCGGCTTCGCCTCCTCCATCCGCAAGGAGTGGGAGTGGCGCAAGCTGCGGGGTGAGTCGACCGCCAACCTCGAGGCGTTCCGCGGATGGCTCGAGCAGGACGTGGACCCCAGCAGCTCCTAA
- a CDS encoding SDR family NAD(P)-dependent oxidoreductase: protein MTRPTSPTAVVTGASSGIGAATARTLAGLGFHVVCAARRTDRVEALAAEIGGTAVTCDVTDAASVAALAEAVDGVSGTLDVLVNNAGGAFGASPVAQADADEWRRMYDVNVIGLMQVTRALLPALLRAADGAGIICNVGSTAGRIAYEGGAGYTAAKHGTQVVSETLRLELWDQPIRITEVAPGMVRTDEFALVRFDGDADKAASVYAGVAEPLVAEDVADAIGWVVTRPRHVNVDELVIRPRAQAAQHKVHRVTD, encoded by the coding sequence ATGACTCGCCCGACCTCGCCCACCGCCGTCGTCACCGGTGCCAGCAGCGGCATCGGCGCGGCCACCGCCCGCACGCTCGCCGGCCTCGGTTTCCACGTCGTCTGTGCCGCCCGTCGTACGGATCGTGTGGAGGCACTCGCCGCCGAGATCGGCGGCACCGCGGTCACCTGCGACGTCACCGACGCCGCGTCGGTCGCCGCGCTCGCCGAGGCCGTCGACGGCGTCAGCGGGACGCTCGACGTGCTGGTCAACAACGCCGGCGGCGCGTTCGGCGCCTCGCCCGTGGCCCAGGCCGACGCCGACGAGTGGCGCCGGATGTACGACGTCAACGTGATCGGCCTGATGCAGGTCACCCGCGCCCTGTTGCCGGCCCTGCTGCGCGCCGCGGACGGCGCCGGCATCATCTGCAACGTCGGCTCCACGGCCGGCCGGATCGCCTACGAGGGCGGCGCCGGCTACACCGCCGCCAAGCACGGCACCCAGGTCGTCTCCGAGACGCTGCGCCTGGAGCTGTGGGACCAGCCGATCCGCATCACCGAGGTCGCACCCGGCATGGTCCGCACCGACGAGTTCGCGCTGGTGCGCTTCGACGGCGACGCCGACAAGGCAGCCTCGGTGTACGCCGGGGTCGCCGAGCCGCTGGTCGCCGAGGACGTCGCCGACGCCATCGGCTGGGTCGTCACCCGTCCCCGGCACGTCAACGTCGACGAGCTGGTGATCCGCCCGCGCGCCCAGGCCGCGCAGCACAAGGTCCACCGCGTCACCGACTGA
- a CDS encoding MFS transporter has translation MTAPPLPERAGRRDRARLTTLALLTTVTAVVSSLGAPLVPSIAEQYDVSVTSAQWALTATLLAGAVATPVLGRLGSGRRRRPTVLVTIVVVLLGSILAALPLGYGPLVAGRALQGLALGLVPLALAIARDAYSGVQQVRVLALLSVTSVAGAGLGYPITSLVAAYAGLHGAYVFGAVLVALTLLRALRHVPADLDIPAQPVDLVGAATLTTGTLSLLLAVSQGGVWGWASPTTLTVAAIGVVAMAVWARWSLRVAHPLVDLRLAARPGVVGPHLVALVLGIGMYGLLSLAVVIVRAGGPDSATGFGLDLGVGVAGLVLVPYSAASVAGAQVARWVDRRWGDRLLLPLGCSSFAASLALLAWHHDHLWQLLLAMAVGGLGSGFSFSSLAGLIVPHVPSAETGSAMAFNQLLRYLGFATGSAVSVVLVEVYGGGSSGLLHALLTLAGLCLVTAVVSSGRTPRRSRRLR, from the coding sequence GTGACCGCGCCACCGCTGCCTGAGCGGGCCGGTCGACGCGACCGCGCGCGACTGACGACGCTCGCGCTGCTCACCACCGTCACCGCGGTCGTCAGCAGCCTGGGGGCGCCACTGGTGCCCAGCATCGCCGAGCAGTACGACGTCTCGGTCACCTCTGCACAGTGGGCACTCACGGCGACGCTGCTCGCCGGTGCGGTCGCGACGCCGGTGCTGGGCCGCCTCGGCAGCGGTCGGCGGCGCCGTCCGACCGTACTGGTCACCATCGTCGTGGTGCTGCTCGGCTCGATCCTCGCGGCGCTGCCGCTGGGCTACGGCCCGCTGGTCGCCGGGCGCGCACTGCAGGGGCTCGCCCTGGGCCTGGTGCCGCTCGCCCTGGCCATCGCGCGCGACGCCTACTCCGGCGTCCAGCAGGTCCGGGTCCTGGCGCTGCTGTCGGTCACGTCGGTGGCCGGCGCGGGGCTGGGCTACCCGATCACCTCGCTCGTGGCGGCGTACGCCGGGTTGCACGGGGCCTACGTGTTCGGGGCCGTGCTGGTCGCACTCACGCTGCTGCGCGCGCTGCGGCACGTCCCGGCCGACCTCGACATCCCCGCCCAGCCCGTCGACCTCGTCGGCGCCGCGACCCTCACCACCGGCACCCTGAGCCTGCTGCTGGCGGTCAGCCAGGGTGGCGTGTGGGGCTGGGCCTCCCCCACCACGCTGACGGTCGCCGCGATCGGCGTCGTGGCGATGGCGGTGTGGGCCCGCTGGTCGCTGCGGGTCGCACACCCCCTCGTCGACCTGCGCCTGGCCGCCCGCCCGGGCGTCGTCGGACCGCACCTGGTCGCCCTCGTGCTGGGCATCGGCATGTACGGCCTGCTCAGCCTCGCCGTCGTCATCGTCCGCGCCGGGGGTCCCGACAGCGCGACCGGGTTCGGGCTCGACCTCGGCGTGGGCGTCGCCGGCCTGGTGCTCGTCCCCTACTCGGCGGCCAGCGTGGCCGGCGCCCAGGTCGCGCGCTGGGTCGACCGCCGGTGGGGCGACCGGCTGCTGCTGCCGCTGGGCTGCTCGTCGTTCGCCGCCTCGCTCGCCCTGCTGGCCTGGCACCACGACCACCTCTGGCAGCTGCTCCTCGCGATGGCCGTCGGCGGGCTCGGGAGCGGTTTCTCGTTCTCCTCGCTGGCCGGCCTGATCGTCCCGCACGTGCCGTCGGCCGAGACCGGCAGCGCGATGGCGTTCAACCAGCTGCTGCGCTACCTCGGCTTCGCCACCGGGTCGGCGGTCAGCGTCGTCCTCGTCGAGGTGTACGGCGGGGGGTCGTCGGGCCTGCTGCACGCGCTGCTCACCCTCGCCGGGCTGTGCCTGGTCACCGCGGTCGTCTCGAGCGGTCGCACCCCACGTCGGTCGAGGAGGTTGCGCTAG
- a CDS encoding DUF1304 domain-containing protein, with amino-acid sequence MSIVAGVLIGVVAALHVFFLVLEMFLWTKPLGRRVFNNDVEFARATATLAANQGLYNGFLAAGLGWGLVSGELDIRLFFLGCVVVAGLYGAATVSPRILYVQAVPAVLAGVAALLV; translated from the coding sequence ATGAGCATCGTGGCGGGAGTCCTGATCGGCGTCGTGGCGGCCCTGCACGTGTTCTTCCTCGTGCTCGAGATGTTCCTGTGGACCAAGCCGCTGGGGCGGCGCGTCTTCAACAACGACGTCGAGTTCGCCCGCGCCACCGCGACGTTGGCCGCCAACCAGGGCCTCTACAACGGGTTCCTGGCCGCCGGCCTGGGCTGGGGCCTGGTCTCAGGCGAGCTCGACATCCGCCTGTTCTTCCTGGGCTGCGTCGTGGTCGCCGGCCTGTACGGCGCCGCGACCGTGTCGCCGCGGATCCTCTACGTCCAGGCCGTGCCGGCCGTGCTCGCCGGGGTCGCCGCGCTGCTGGTCTGA
- the mshA gene encoding D-inositol-3-phosphate glycosyltransferase, protein MGDVRRLAMISLHTSPLDQPGTGDAGGMNVYVVELARRLAARGVEVDVFTRATSSSHAAVVPLADGVSVRHITAGPFEGLTKHELPGQLCVFAREVLRTEAAQPVGHYDAVHSHYWLSGQVGALARDRWGVPLVHSMHTMAKVKNDALAAGDSPEPAARVIGEEQVVEAADVLVANTDLEAEQLIDLYDADPGRVEVVHPGVDLDVFRPTDVTVARAALGLPHDAVVLMFAGRIQPLKAPDVLLRAVAVLLERDPGLRARLVVPVVGGPSGTGLDRPSALAALAVELGIADVVRFVPPVTQAELARWYAAATLVAVPSYNESFGLVAVEAQACGTPVVAAAVGGLTTVVRDGRSGLLVPGHDPEAWAAALRRVACDDDVRARLAAGAVAQAQEFSWDATADQTLGVYRRARSLMRQSLNAS, encoded by the coding sequence GTGGGTGACGTGCGTCGACTGGCGATGATCAGCCTGCACACCTCACCCCTCGACCAGCCCGGCACCGGCGACGCCGGGGGCATGAACGTCTACGTCGTCGAGCTGGCCCGCCGCCTGGCCGCCCGTGGGGTCGAGGTCGACGTGTTCACCCGCGCCACCAGCTCGTCGCACGCAGCCGTCGTACCCCTGGCCGACGGGGTCAGCGTGCGCCACATCACCGCCGGCCCGTTCGAGGGCCTGACCAAGCACGAGCTGCCCGGCCAGCTCTGCGTGTTCGCGCGCGAGGTGCTGCGCACCGAGGCGGCGCAGCCGGTCGGTCACTACGACGCCGTGCACTCCCACTACTGGCTCTCCGGCCAGGTCGGGGCCCTGGCCCGTGACCGGTGGGGCGTGCCGCTGGTGCACAGCATGCACACGATGGCCAAGGTCAAGAACGACGCGCTGGCCGCCGGTGACAGCCCCGAGCCCGCCGCGCGGGTGATCGGCGAGGAGCAGGTCGTCGAGGCCGCCGACGTGCTCGTCGCCAACACCGACCTCGAGGCCGAGCAGCTGATCGACCTCTACGACGCCGACCCCGGACGGGTCGAGGTGGTCCATCCCGGCGTCGACCTCGACGTGTTCCGGCCCACCGACGTGACCGTGGCCCGCGCGGCACTCGGCCTGCCGCACGACGCGGTCGTGCTGATGTTCGCCGGCCGGATCCAGCCCCTCAAGGCGCCCGACGTGCTGCTGCGGGCCGTCGCGGTGCTGCTCGAGCGCGACCCGGGCCTGCGCGCGCGCCTGGTGGTGCCCGTGGTCGGCGGGCCGTCCGGCACCGGTCTCGACCGGCCGTCCGCGCTCGCCGCCCTTGCCGTCGAGCTGGGCATCGCCGACGTCGTCCGCTTCGTGCCGCCGGTGACCCAGGCCGAGCTGGCCCGCTGGTACGCCGCCGCCACGCTGGTCGCCGTGCCGTCCTACAACGAGTCCTTCGGCCTGGTGGCCGTCGAGGCCCAGGCCTGTGGCACCCCCGTCGTCGCCGCCGCGGTCGGCGGCCTCACCACCGTCGTGCGCGACGGCCGCAGCGGCCTGCTCGTCCCCGGCCACGACCCCGAGGCGTGGGCCGCGGCGCTGCGCCGGGTGGCCTGCGACGACGACGTACGCGCCCGGCTCGCGGCCGGTGCCGTGGCGCAGGCACAGGAGTTCTCCTGGGACGCGACCGCCGACCAGACGCTGGGGGTGTACCGGCGGGCCCGGTCCCTCATGCGACAGTCGCTCAATGCCAGCTGA
- a CDS encoding aspartate/glutamate racemase family protein — MQTIGLIGGMSWESSAVYYQALNRGVQQRYGGLSSAKTVLASVDLAEVTALQEQGKWDEVGDILAAAGRSVEAAGADFLLLATTTFHRVADQVTDAVSIPVLHLADVIAEAVKARGLDSVGFIAPSFAMSHDFFTARIASHGIAVHVPDAAHHEAVNRIVYDELVHGKVLNASRRIIVGLVDELWDAGAKGLVLGTTELELLVKQADVELPLFPATTLHVDAALARALG, encoded by the coding sequence ATGCAGACGATCGGACTCATCGGCGGCATGAGCTGGGAGTCCAGCGCCGTCTACTACCAGGCTCTCAACCGAGGCGTGCAGCAACGGTACGGCGGGTTGTCGTCGGCCAAGACGGTGCTCGCGTCGGTCGACCTGGCCGAGGTCACGGCCCTGCAGGAGCAGGGCAAGTGGGACGAGGTCGGCGACATCCTGGCCGCGGCCGGACGGTCGGTCGAGGCCGCGGGTGCCGACTTCCTGCTGCTGGCGACCACCACCTTCCACCGCGTGGCCGACCAGGTGACCGACGCCGTCTCGATCCCGGTGCTCCACCTCGCCGACGTGATCGCCGAGGCCGTGAAGGCCCGGGGCCTCGACTCGGTGGGGTTCATCGCCCCGTCGTTCGCGATGTCGCACGACTTCTTCACCGCGCGGATCGCCTCGCACGGCATCGCCGTCCACGTGCCCGACGCCGCCCACCACGAGGCCGTCAACCGGATCGTCTACGACGAGCTCGTGCACGGCAAGGTGCTCAACGCCTCGCGCCGCATCATCGTCGGCCTGGTCGACGAGCTCTGGGACGCCGGCGCCAAGGGCCTGGTCCTCGGCACCACCGAGCTCGAGCTGCTGGTCAAGCAGGCCGACGTCGAGCTGCCGCTCTTCCCGGCCACGACGCTGCACGTCGACGCCGCGCTCGCGCGCGCCCTGGGCTGA
- the typA gene encoding translational GTPase TypA — protein sequence MPTTRADLRNVAIVAHVDHGKTTLVDAMLRQAGAFTAHQAESVAERVMDSGDLEREKGITILAKNTAVHYEGPAGGGMPMVINIIDTPGHADFGGEVERGLSMVDGIVLLVDASEGPLPQTRFVLRKALNADMPVILVVNKTDRGDARISEVVDETYELFMDLLDDSHSQDALDFPVVYASGRAGIASLVKPENATMPEGDNLEPLFKTILDTIPAPVYEEGAPLQAHVTNLDASPFLGRLALVRVHQGTLKKGQTVAWMRRDGEVKNVKITELLITEGLERKPGESAGPGDIVAIAGIPDITIGETLADVDNPVALPLIHVDEPAISMTIGTNTSPLVGRTKGGKVTARLVKDRLDSELIGNVSLRILPTERPDAWEVQGRGELALAILVEQMRREGFELTVGKPQVVTKEIDGKLHEPYERLTIDAPEEYLGTITELLAARKGRMEGMTNHGTGWVRMEFLVPARGLIGFRTQFLTDTRGTGIAHGISEGYEPWAGEIRSRNNGSLVADRKGAATAYAMTSLQERGVMFLEPTTEVYEGMIVGENSRADDMDVNITKEKQQTNIRSATSDNFEKLIPARKLSLEQSLEFCRDDECVEVTPDAVRIRKVVLDANERAKTASRARKGSK from the coding sequence ATGCCCACCACCCGCGCCGATCTCCGCAACGTCGCCATCGTGGCTCACGTCGACCACGGCAAGACCACGCTCGTCGACGCCATGCTCCGCCAGGCCGGTGCGTTCACCGCCCACCAGGCCGAGAGCGTCGCCGAGCGCGTCATGGACTCCGGCGACCTCGAGCGCGAGAAGGGCATCACGATCCTCGCCAAGAACACGGCGGTCCACTACGAGGGTCCGGCCGGCGGGGGCATGCCGATGGTCATCAACATCATCGACACCCCCGGTCACGCCGACTTCGGTGGCGAGGTCGAGCGCGGCCTGTCCATGGTCGACGGCATCGTGCTCCTCGTCGACGCCTCCGAGGGCCCGCTGCCCCAGACGCGGTTCGTGCTGCGCAAGGCGCTCAACGCCGACATGCCGGTGATCCTGGTCGTCAACAAGACCGACCGTGGCGACGCCCGCATCTCCGAGGTCGTCGACGAGACCTACGAGCTCTTCATGGACCTGCTCGACGACTCGCACAGCCAGGACGCGCTCGACTTCCCGGTCGTCTACGCCTCCGGTCGCGCCGGCATCGCCAGCCTGGTCAAGCCCGAGAACGCCACGATGCCCGAGGGCGACAACCTCGAGCCGCTGTTCAAGACGATCCTCGACACCATCCCCGCGCCGGTCTACGAGGAGGGCGCGCCCCTCCAGGCCCACGTCACCAACCTCGACGCCTCGCCGTTCCTCGGTCGGCTCGCGCTCGTGCGCGTCCACCAGGGCACCCTCAAGAAGGGTCAGACCGTCGCGTGGATGCGGCGCGACGGCGAGGTCAAGAACGTCAAGATCACCGAGCTCCTCATCACCGAGGGCCTCGAGCGCAAGCCCGGCGAGTCCGCCGGCCCCGGCGACATCGTCGCCATCGCCGGCATCCCCGACATCACCATCGGCGAGACCCTCGCCGACGTCGACAACCCGGTCGCGCTGCCGCTCATCCACGTCGACGAGCCGGCCATCTCGATGACCATCGGCACCAACACCTCGCCGCTGGTCGGTCGCACCAAGGGCGGCAAGGTCACCGCCCGCCTGGTCAAGGACCGCCTCGACTCCGAGCTCATCGGCAACGTCTCGCTCCGCATCCTGCCCACCGAGCGTCCCGACGCCTGGGAGGTGCAGGGCCGCGGCGAGCTGGCGCTGGCCATCCTCGTCGAGCAGATGCGTCGCGAGGGCTTCGAGCTCACCGTCGGCAAGCCGCAGGTCGTCACCAAGGAGATCGACGGCAAGCTGCACGAGCCCTACGAGCGCTTGACGATCGACGCCCCCGAGGAGTACCTCGGCACGATCACCGAGCTGCTCGCCGCCCGCAAGGGCCGGATGGAGGGCATGACCAACCACGGCACCGGCTGGGTCCGCATGGAGTTCCTGGTCCCGGCCCGTGGCCTGATCGGCTTCCGCACCCAGTTCCTCACCGACACCCGCGGCACCGGCATCGCGCACGGCATCTCCGAGGGCTACGAGCCGTGGGCCGGCGAGATCCGCTCGCGCAACAACGGCTCGCTGGTGGCCGACCGCAAGGGTGCCGCCACGGCGTACGCCATGACGTCGCTGCAGGAGCGCGGCGTGATGTTCCTCGAGCCGACCACCGAGGTCTACGAGGGCATGATCGTCGGCGAGAACTCCCGCGCCGACGACATGGACGTCAACATCACCAAGGAGAAGCAGCAGACCAACATCCGGTCCGCCACCTCCGACAACTTCGAGAAGCTGATCCCGGCGCGCAAGCTGTCGCTGGAGCAGAGCCTCGAGTTCTGCCGCGACGACGAGTGCGTCGAGGTCACCCCCGACGCCGTCCGCATCCGCAAGGTCGTCCTCGACGCCAACGAGCGCGCCAAGACCGCCAGCCGCGCACGCAAGGGCTCCAAGTAG
- a CDS encoding TIGR03086 family metal-binding protein, translating to MEVLERAQAGVVRLLGGVDAGRWSAPTPCEGWSVADLARHLVTAERAFTTALGGTAYDLAAIDAEVRRLDTAALPEAYAAAAAGLRAALAAAPPDVPVPSPLGPVAPAVVAEIRVLEAVVHGWDLGQALGVAPDLGAEADLLPLVEAADRLRAGLAVSRPDSTALGTPVEAAPGASALERVAARLGRRT from the coding sequence ATGGAGGTTCTCGAGCGGGCACAGGCCGGTGTGGTGAGGCTGCTGGGCGGGGTCGACGCGGGCCGGTGGTCGGCTCCGACTCCGTGCGAGGGGTGGTCGGTCGCCGACCTGGCCCGCCACCTGGTCACGGCCGAGCGCGCGTTCACCACCGCGCTGGGCGGGACGGCGTACGACCTGGCGGCGATCGACGCGGAGGTCCGCCGCCTCGACACCGCCGCCCTCCCCGAGGCGTACGCCGCCGCTGCCGCCGGCCTGCGCGCGGCCCTGGCCGCCGCCCCGCCCGACGTGCCCGTGCCCTCGCCGCTGGGCCCGGTGGCACCGGCGGTCGTCGCCGAGATCCGGGTGCTCGAGGCGGTCGTGCACGGCTGGGACCTCGGGCAGGCCCTCGGCGTCGCCCCCGACCTGGGCGCCGAGGCGGACCTCCTGCCGCTGGTCGAGGCCGCCGACCGCCTGCGCGCGGGGCTCGCGGTCTCCCGCCCCGACAGCACCGCCCTCGGCACGCCCGTCGAGGCCGCCCCCGGCGCGTCCGCCCTGGAGCGGGTCGCCGCCCGTCTCGGCCGCCGTACCTGA